A stretch of Corallococcus macrosporus DNA encodes these proteins:
- a CDS encoding PLP-dependent aminotransferase family protein, whose protein sequence is MSADAMSAPLPPPPAYRLSQRMSRMKTSAVREILKIAERPDILSFAGGLPAPELFPKDAIAKAFADTFASDADGRSALQYSTTEGFAPLREWIAGHLARKGQNVHADQVLITSGSQQGLDLAGKILLDPGDLVVVEDPSYLAALQTFGGYEVEFATVRSDDAGMDTDDLAALLKKRQPKLLYVIPNFQNPKGTTLSLERRKALVRLAQEHRFVILEDDPYGELRFKGVHLPSLASLDDQGVVLSLSTFSKTLAPGLRLGWVTGPKALLKPMTIAKQATDLHTATLAQRATARLLETFDYAGHIQALMPIYAQRANAMLDALKAHMPQGTQWTRPDGGMFLWVELPGGLDAAKLLPLAVEQKVAFVPGAPFFANDQKPQFMRLNYSNRPPELIVEGMKRLGSVISDAL, encoded by the coding sequence ATGAGCGCGGACGCTATGAGTGCACCCCTGCCCCCTCCTCCGGCCTACCGGCTGTCCCAGCGCATGTCCCGGATGAAGACGTCCGCGGTGCGGGAGATCCTCAAGATCGCCGAGCGCCCGGACATCCTGTCCTTCGCGGGCGGCCTGCCTGCCCCGGAGCTCTTCCCGAAGGACGCCATCGCCAAGGCGTTCGCGGACACCTTCGCCAGCGACGCGGACGGGCGCTCCGCGCTCCAGTACAGCACCACGGAGGGCTTCGCCCCCTTGCGCGAGTGGATCGCCGGGCACCTGGCTCGCAAGGGCCAGAACGTCCACGCGGACCAGGTGCTCATCACCAGCGGCTCGCAGCAGGGCCTGGACCTGGCGGGGAAGATTTTGCTCGACCCGGGCGACCTGGTGGTGGTGGAGGACCCCAGCTACCTGGCGGCGCTGCAGACCTTCGGCGGCTACGAGGTGGAGTTCGCCACCGTGCGCAGCGACGACGCGGGCATGGACACGGACGACCTGGCGGCCCTGCTGAAGAAGCGCCAGCCGAAGCTGCTCTACGTCATCCCCAACTTCCAGAACCCCAAGGGCACCACCCTGTCCCTGGAGCGCCGCAAGGCGCTGGTGCGGCTGGCGCAGGAGCACCGCTTCGTCATCCTGGAGGACGACCCGTACGGCGAGCTGCGCTTCAAGGGCGTGCACCTGCCGTCGCTGGCGTCGCTGGACGACCAGGGCGTGGTGCTGTCCCTGTCCACCTTCTCCAAGACGCTGGCCCCCGGCCTGCGCCTGGGCTGGGTGACGGGCCCCAAGGCGCTGCTCAAGCCGATGACCATCGCGAAGCAGGCCACGGACCTGCACACCGCCACGCTCGCCCAGCGCGCCACGGCGCGGCTGCTGGAGACGTTCGACTACGCGGGCCACATCCAGGCGCTGATGCCCATCTACGCCCAGCGCGCCAACGCGATGCTGGACGCGCTCAAGGCCCACATGCCCCAGGGCACCCAGTGGACCCGGCCGGACGGCGGCATGTTCCTCTGGGTGGAGCTGCCCGGCGGCCTGGACGCGGCGAAGCTCCTGCCCCTGGCCGTGGAGCAGAAGGTCGCCTTCGTCCCCGGCGCGCCCTTCTTCGCCAACGACCAGAAGCCCCAGTTCATGCGGCTGAACTACTCCAACCGCCCGCCCGAGCTCATCGTCGAGGGCATGAAGCGGCTGGGCTCCGTCATCTCCGACGCGCTGTAG
- a CDS encoding alpha/beta hydrolase has translation MADTSRKVEIRDIPTQRLRVRARLVGEEGFPVIFVHGNCSSSAFFESLMKTLPQGFRGIAPDMRGYGHTEEKTIHATRGMRDFSDDLVALMDTLSLKRAVFVAHSAGAGMVMQLSLDHPERVAGLVVEAPLSPYGFGGTKDADGTPCWADFAGSGGGTANPDFVQRLKNKDRSTESQTSPRNVMNGCYVKPPFRHPDEEKLLDSVLDTHVSDELYPGNFAKSPNWPGVAPGTTGMNNAMAPAYYNTSAFAALKNGPDVLWIRGADDAIVSDTSLFDFGFLGKLGAVPGWPGEEQYPPQPMVSQMRKVMERYAANGGRYREVVLHDTGHSPHLEKTKEFHDLLVPFLLEHNR, from the coding sequence ATGGCTGATACATCCAGGAAGGTCGAGATCCGGGACATCCCCACGCAGCGGCTCCGTGTGCGCGCGCGGCTGGTGGGCGAGGAGGGCTTTCCCGTCATCTTCGTGCACGGCAACTGTTCCTCGTCCGCGTTCTTCGAGTCGCTGATGAAGACGCTGCCCCAGGGCTTCCGGGGCATCGCGCCGGACATGCGCGGCTACGGGCACACGGAGGAGAAGACCATCCACGCGACGCGCGGCATGCGCGACTTCAGCGACGACCTGGTGGCGCTGATGGACACGCTGTCCCTGAAGCGCGCGGTGTTCGTGGCGCACTCGGCGGGCGCGGGCATGGTGATGCAACTGTCCCTGGACCACCCGGAGCGCGTGGCCGGCCTGGTGGTGGAGGCGCCGCTGTCGCCCTACGGCTTCGGCGGCACGAAGGACGCGGACGGCACGCCGTGCTGGGCGGACTTCGCGGGCTCCGGCGGCGGCACGGCCAACCCGGACTTCGTGCAGCGGCTGAAGAACAAGGACCGCTCCACGGAGTCGCAGACGTCGCCGCGCAACGTGATGAACGGCTGCTACGTGAAGCCGCCGTTCCGCCACCCGGACGAGGAGAAGCTCCTGGACTCCGTGCTGGACACGCACGTGTCGGACGAGCTGTACCCGGGCAACTTCGCCAAGTCGCCCAACTGGCCGGGCGTGGCGCCGGGCACCACGGGCATGAACAACGCCATGGCGCCCGCCTACTACAACACCTCCGCCTTCGCGGCGCTGAAGAACGGGCCGGACGTGCTGTGGATCCGCGGCGCGGACGACGCCATCGTTTCCGATACGTCACTGTTCGACTTCGGCTTCCTGGGCAAGCTGGGCGCGGTGCCCGGCTGGCCCGGGGAGGAGCAGTACCCGCCGCAGCCCATGGTGTCGCAGATGCGCAAGGTGATGGAGCGCTACGCGGCCAACGGCGGCCGCTACCGCGAGGTCGTCCTCCACGACACGGGCCACAGCCCGCACCTGGAGAAGACGAAGGAGTTCCACGACCTGCTCGTCCCCTTCCTGCTGGAGCACAACCGCTAG
- a CDS encoding acyl-CoA synthetase codes for MFIGDWMGRGALYWPEAVAVVDVARKDAGRFTYRQMNARANALAGWLRDVVGVQRGDRVAIVAHNGVEYLDTLFACGKLGAIFVPYNWRLHAAELTEGVRAIRPRVLLFGDDFKDAVAQVREHVGDGLRLVSLEAQGLPGADPYEKAMAYAPSAPVTNDAVSEEDILCLLFTGGTTGRSKGAKVSYRMVAWNTLNTLVHEIRQGDVTVTHTPLFHTGGLLVYTLPLLTVGGTVVLMRRWDPDEMLGLVAKEKVTLFFAVPTQYQQLMDSPRWKGTDFSSVRFVTSGGAPLPVTLLQAWQAVHPVPFKQGFGMTEFGPGIFSMGPEFAVSKAGSIGRPNYFIDAKLVDDAGKAVPVGGVGELVLKGPSMCSGYFEDEAGTQDAIDADGWFHTGDLARVDADGFFTIAGRKKDMFISGGENVYPLELEAVLYEHPAVHQCAVVGVPDAKWGEAGRAYVVLKPGAEASADALLEHLKGRVARFKVPKRVELVKALPVSAAGKILKRELREAAIAADARAAS; via the coding sequence ATGTTCATCGGGGACTGGATGGGGCGGGGTGCCCTTTATTGGCCGGAGGCGGTGGCCGTGGTGGACGTGGCGCGCAAGGACGCGGGCCGCTTCACCTACCGGCAGATGAACGCGCGCGCCAATGCGCTCGCGGGCTGGCTGCGGGACGTGGTGGGCGTGCAGCGCGGCGACCGCGTGGCCATCGTCGCGCACAACGGCGTGGAGTACCTGGACACGCTGTTCGCGTGCGGGAAGCTGGGCGCCATCTTCGTGCCCTACAACTGGCGGCTGCACGCGGCGGAGCTGACGGAGGGCGTGCGCGCCATCCGCCCGCGCGTGCTCCTCTTCGGGGACGACTTCAAGGACGCGGTGGCCCAGGTGCGCGAGCACGTGGGGGACGGCCTGCGCCTGGTCTCCCTGGAGGCGCAGGGGCTGCCCGGCGCCGACCCGTACGAGAAGGCCATGGCGTACGCGCCTTCCGCGCCCGTCACCAACGACGCGGTGAGCGAGGAGGACATCCTCTGCCTGCTCTTCACCGGCGGCACCACCGGCCGCTCCAAGGGCGCGAAGGTGTCGTACCGCATGGTGGCGTGGAACACGCTCAACACGCTGGTGCATGAAATCCGCCAGGGCGACGTGACGGTGACGCACACGCCGCTGTTCCACACGGGCGGGCTGCTCGTCTACACGCTGCCCCTGCTCACCGTGGGCGGCACCGTGGTGCTGATGCGCCGCTGGGACCCGGACGAGATGCTGGGCCTCGTCGCGAAGGAGAAGGTGACGCTCTTCTTCGCGGTGCCCACGCAGTACCAGCAGTTGATGGACTCGCCGCGCTGGAAGGGGACGGACTTCTCCTCCGTGCGCTTCGTGACCAGCGGCGGCGCGCCCCTGCCGGTGACGCTGCTCCAGGCGTGGCAGGCGGTGCACCCGGTGCCCTTCAAGCAGGGCTTCGGCATGACGGAGTTCGGCCCGGGCATCTTCAGCATGGGGCCGGAGTTCGCGGTGTCCAAGGCGGGCTCCATCGGCCGGCCCAACTACTTCATCGACGCGAAGCTGGTGGACGACGCGGGCAAGGCCGTCCCCGTGGGCGGGGTGGGGGAGCTGGTGCTGAAGGGGCCCTCCATGTGCTCCGGCTACTTCGAGGACGAGGCTGGCACCCAGGACGCCATCGACGCGGACGGCTGGTTCCACACCGGGGACCTGGCGCGCGTGGACGCGGACGGCTTCTTCACCATCGCCGGCCGCAAGAAGGACATGTTCATCTCCGGGGGGGAGAACGTGTACCCGCTGGAGCTGGAAGCGGTCCTGTACGAGCACCCCGCCGTGCACCAGTGCGCGGTGGTGGGCGTGCCGGACGCGAAGTGGGGCGAGGCGGGCCGGGCCTACGTGGTGCTCAAGCCTGGGGCCGAGGCCTCGGCGGACGCGCTGCTCGAGCACCTCAAAGGCCGGGTGGCGCGCTTCAAGGTCCCCAAGCGGGTGGAGCTGGTGAAGGCCCTGCCGGTGTCCGCCGCGGGCAAGATTCTGAAGCGCGAGCTGCGCGAGGCGGCCATCGCCGCGGACGCGCGGGCCGCTTCGTGA
- a CDS encoding winged helix-turn-helix transcriptional regulator gives MHDDSSPLCTRFLAAADLLGRRWTGVILRILMDGPCRFGELTERIGTISERVLSERLKDLEAEGIVERHVDPGPPIRSEYRLTQKGQAFWKVIDELGKWAEKWVEVKPAPRKRKSA, from the coding sequence ATGCATGACGACTCAAGCCCGCTGTGCACGCGTTTCCTGGCGGCGGCGGACCTGCTGGGCCGGCGCTGGACGGGCGTCATCCTGCGCATCCTGATGGACGGGCCGTGCCGCTTCGGGGAGCTGACGGAGCGCATCGGCACCATCAGCGAGCGCGTCCTGTCGGAGCGGCTCAAGGACCTGGAGGCCGAGGGCATCGTGGAGCGCCACGTGGACCCGGGTCCGCCCATCCGCTCCGAGTACCGTCTGACGCAGAAGGGTCAGGCGTTCTGGAAGGTCATCGACGAGCTGGGCAAGTGGGCGGAGAAGTGGGTGGAGGTGAAGCCCGCGCCCCGGAAGCGCAAGAGCGCCTGA
- a CDS encoding TetR/AcrR family transcriptional regulator, translated as MNRPSTSERVPVTPRGQRTRQKLLKAAEAVFGDKGYERASIADLTRKASVALGTFYVYFPDKQSIFVEVVDELGARLRRLIAESTAGCTTRLEVEREGLRAFFQFVRQHPNLYRVVRQAEFVDADCYRRYYDRFAKGYVRGLTQAMDKGEVRRMDPEALAYCLMGIGDFLGMRWVLWEEDMGLERVLDTAMALLSHGLPSPLQPVPAKPSKPTPPKPSPRRPSRGPRS; from the coding sequence ATGAATCGCCCTTCAACTTCAGAACGCGTCCCCGTCACGCCGCGCGGTCAGCGGACGCGGCAGAAGCTGTTGAAGGCCGCGGAGGCGGTGTTCGGCGACAAGGGCTACGAGCGCGCGTCCATCGCGGACCTCACGCGCAAGGCCAGCGTCGCGCTGGGCACCTTCTACGTGTACTTCCCGGACAAGCAGTCCATCTTCGTGGAGGTGGTGGACGAGCTGGGCGCGCGCCTGCGCCGCCTCATCGCGGAGTCCACGGCCGGGTGCACCACGCGCCTGGAGGTGGAGCGCGAGGGCCTGCGCGCCTTCTTCCAGTTCGTGCGCCAGCACCCCAACCTCTACCGCGTGGTGCGGCAGGCGGAGTTCGTGGACGCGGACTGCTACCGCCGCTACTACGACCGCTTCGCCAAGGGCTACGTGCGCGGCCTCACGCAGGCCATGGACAAGGGCGAGGTGCGCCGGATGGATCCGGAGGCGCTCGCCTACTGCCTCATGGGCATTGGCGACTTCCTGGGCATGCGCTGGGTGCTCTGGGAAGAGGACATGGGCCTGGAGCGCGTGCTCGACACGGCGATGGCGCTCCTGTCCCACGGCCTGCCCTCGCCTCTGCAGCCCGTTCCCGCGAAGCCCTCGAAGCCCACCCCCCCCAAGCCGTCCCCCCGCCGTCCGTCACGCGGTCCCCGGAGCTGA
- a CDS encoding Lrp/AsnC family transcriptional regulator, whose product MDALDYRIVDMLQRDGRATQLELSRGVKLSQPAVAERIRKLEEKGVITGYTARVDATQLGKDITAFIGVSIEHPKHFEGFAKKVAELEDVLEAHRVAGQDSYVLKVKTANTRTLDSLLVETLRTIPGVTRTSTTIVLSTLKEDTHVRVPDELLNGE is encoded by the coding sequence ATGGACGCCCTGGATTATCGAATCGTGGACATGCTTCAGCGCGATGGCCGGGCCACGCAGCTGGAGCTGTCACGCGGGGTGAAGTTGTCCCAGCCGGCGGTGGCGGAGCGCATCCGCAAGCTGGAGGAGAAGGGCGTCATCACCGGCTACACGGCGCGCGTGGACGCGACGCAGCTGGGAAAAGACATCACCGCCTTCATCGGGGTGAGCATCGAGCACCCCAAGCACTTCGAAGGCTTCGCGAAGAAGGTCGCCGAGCTGGAGGACGTGCTGGAGGCCCACCGGGTCGCGGGGCAGGACTCGTACGTCTTGAAGGTGAAGACCGCGAATACGCGGACGCTGGACTCGCTGCTCGTGGAGACGCTGCGCACCATTCCAGGTGTGACCCGCACGAGCACCACCATCGTCCTGTCGACCTTGAAGGAAGACACGCACGTGCGTGTCCCCGATGAGCTGTTGAACGGAGAATGA
- the popD gene encoding PopC secretion inhibitor PopD, which yields MRRKNGVPGEPQDISARMSSVAAVHPLPGSGGTVRALPGSGGLERDAQPGGDIDVTVMPRESAAPKRAAASPRAPMRSRADIYKEGQAENARFRESFMRWLEAHQLVGAVRAMSEPGGSLPMLHLRCAPRVLDQLRRAPEFEAGTMMPLEQLY from the coding sequence ATGCGCAGGAAGAATGGCGTGCCGGGCGAACCCCAAGACATTTCGGCCCGGATGTCCTCCGTCGCCGCCGTGCATCCGCTGCCTGGCAGCGGGGGCACGGTGCGTGCGTTGCCGGGCTCCGGTGGCCTGGAGCGTGACGCCCAGCCGGGCGGCGACATCGACGTCACGGTGATGCCCCGGGAGTCGGCCGCGCCGAAGCGTGCCGCCGCGTCTCCTCGGGCACCCATGCGCTCGCGCGCGGACATCTACAAGGAAGGCCAGGCGGAGAACGCCCGCTTCCGCGAGAGCTTCATGCGCTGGCTGGAGGCACACCAGTTGGTGGGCGCCGTGCGCGCCATGAGCGAGCCGGGCGGTTCCCTGCCCATGCTGCACCTGCGGTGTGCTCCGCGCGTGCTGGACCAGCTGCGCCGCGCGCCCGAGTTCGAGGCGGGCACCATGATGCCGCTCGAACAGCTGTACTAG
- the popC gene encoding subtilisin-like protease PopC codes for MKSFLLVPKESIETQARPGVRGTAQGERVLSRSTALRFSAAQKAPDALTALGLRSATLPGMKPEVSGQAQRGRKSARGKKASKAADATPLPGAPVSEPIGAEAGSYRFMPLIGATMAHFYSPDAEAAARGELAAEFEFIPDVVPLSFPGPVSAGQTGPRNRGMSSLATREWPDESGVPLAHAQGIRGAGVMLGILDTGVDADHPEHASKTIQFRYVSLFPNSPHNPARDVRGFDPDGHGTHVCGIAAGVHHGVAPEVDLYAASVIESETIRTSLGRVAAGMEWLLHQFSRPENASRPAVVNLSLGFPLQPPPGISEADYLLNQRALQAMLRRLLDSNILPIVAAGNSGPDTVGYPAAFPEALAVGAVDFERNVATFSASGAVGRRVVPDVMGYGVNVYSSTERRCNNQAFYERMSGTSMAAPYVAGIAALYRCRAPDLTALEVRDLILANAIKLPRSANHRTGKGLAVFR; via the coding sequence ATGAAGTCTTTCCTGTTGGTACCCAAGGAGTCCATCGAGACGCAGGCCCGGCCCGGAGTGCGTGGCACGGCGCAGGGCGAGCGCGTCCTCAGCCGCAGCACCGCGCTGCGCTTCAGCGCGGCCCAGAAGGCACCGGATGCCCTCACCGCGCTCGGCCTGCGGTCCGCCACGCTGCCCGGCATGAAGCCGGAGGTCAGCGGCCAGGCGCAGCGCGGCCGCAAGAGCGCCCGGGGCAAGAAGGCCTCGAAGGCCGCGGACGCCACGCCCCTGCCGGGCGCGCCCGTGTCGGAGCCCATTGGCGCGGAGGCCGGCAGCTACCGGTTCATGCCGCTCATCGGCGCCACCATGGCGCACTTCTACTCCCCGGACGCGGAAGCCGCGGCCCGGGGCGAGCTGGCGGCGGAGTTCGAGTTCATCCCGGACGTGGTGCCCCTGTCCTTCCCCGGCCCGGTGTCCGCGGGCCAGACGGGGCCGCGCAACCGCGGCATGTCCTCGCTCGCCACGCGCGAGTGGCCTGACGAGTCCGGAGTCCCCCTGGCCCACGCCCAGGGCATCCGCGGCGCGGGTGTGATGCTGGGCATCCTGGACACCGGCGTGGACGCGGACCACCCGGAGCACGCGAGCAAGACCATCCAGTTCCGCTACGTCTCGCTCTTCCCCAACTCGCCGCACAACCCCGCGCGTGACGTGCGCGGCTTCGACCCGGACGGCCACGGCACCCACGTGTGCGGCATCGCCGCGGGCGTGCACCACGGCGTCGCGCCGGAGGTGGACCTGTACGCCGCGTCCGTCATCGAGTCGGAGACCATCCGCACCAGCCTGGGCCGCGTGGCCGCCGGCATGGAGTGGCTGCTGCACCAGTTCAGCCGCCCGGAGAACGCGTCACGTCCCGCCGTCGTCAACCTGTCGCTGGGCTTCCCGCTGCAGCCGCCCCCGGGCATCTCCGAGGCGGACTACCTGCTCAACCAGCGCGCCCTGCAGGCCATGCTGCGTCGGCTTCTGGACAGCAACATCCTGCCCATTGTCGCGGCGGGTAACAGTGGACCCGACACGGTTGGTTACCCAGCAGCCTTTCCGGAGGCGTTGGCGGTGGGGGCAGTCGACTTCGAGCGCAACGTGGCCACTTTCTCGGCCAGCGGCGCCGTGGGGCGGCGAGTCGTGCCCGACGTCATGGGCTACGGGGTGAATGTGTATTCGTCTACTGAACGCCGCTGCAACAATCAGGCGTTCTATGAACGAATGAGTGGCACGAGCATGGCGGCGCCTTATGTCGCGGGTATCGCCGCACTGTATCGTTGCCGTGCCCCTGACTTGACGGCATTGGAAGTGAGAGATTTGATTCTGGCCAATGCCATCAAGCTCCCTCGCTCGGCGAACCACCGGACGGGGAAGGGCCTGGCTGTTTTCAGGTGA
- a CDS encoding SDR family oxidoreductase, translated as MQLKDLKIIVTGGAQGMGAHFAQRIREAGGQVAVGDVNEEKLAALPAGIHRRKLDVSNEQDVTDFVQWAHGAMGGLNGLVNNAGILRDALLVKKDRTTGQIKKLSTADWNAVIGVNLTGATLMVREVVTKMVETDQRPGVIVNMSSIARHGNRGQSNYVSAKAALAANTVTWSREFAPFGIRVGAIAPGMIETPMTQGMNQKARDALVAAIPVGRIGEPEDIWQAVKFIVECDYFNGRTIDVDGGHNF; from the coding sequence ATGCAGCTGAAGGACCTGAAGATCATCGTGACGGGTGGCGCGCAGGGCATGGGCGCGCACTTCGCCCAGCGCATCCGTGAGGCGGGCGGCCAGGTGGCCGTTGGCGACGTCAACGAGGAGAAGCTCGCGGCGCTGCCGGCGGGCATCCACCGGCGCAAGCTGGACGTGTCCAACGAGCAGGACGTCACGGACTTCGTGCAGTGGGCGCACGGCGCCATGGGCGGCCTCAATGGCCTGGTCAACAACGCGGGCATCCTGCGCGACGCGCTGCTCGTGAAGAAGGACCGCACCACCGGGCAGATCAAGAAGCTGTCCACGGCGGACTGGAACGCGGTCATCGGCGTGAACCTCACCGGCGCCACGCTGATGGTGCGCGAGGTCGTCACCAAGATGGTGGAGACGGACCAGCGCCCCGGCGTCATCGTGAACATGTCGTCCATCGCGCGGCACGGCAACCGCGGCCAGTCCAACTACGTGTCCGCCAAGGCCGCGCTCGCCGCCAACACCGTCACCTGGTCGCGTGAGTTCGCGCCGTTCGGCATCCGCGTGGGCGCCATCGCCCCGGGCATGATTGAAACGCCCATGACGCAGGGGATGAACCAGAAGGCCCGCGACGCGCTGGTGGCCGCCATCCCGGTGGGCCGCATCGGCGAGCCGGAGGACATCTGGCAGGCCGTGAAGTTCATCGTCGAGTGCGACTACTTCAACGGCCGCACCATCGACGTGGACGGCGGCCACAACTTCTAG
- a CDS encoding malonic semialdehyde reductase translates to MATTNTALDTDALEQLFIEARTHSGWQDRPVTDETLRRIYELARMAPTAVNSQPVRLVFVKSREAKERLKPALSPGNVDKTMQAPVTAIVAYDTNFHEQMPKLFPSRDMKSVFAAQTPEAREQSAFLNGSLQAGYVILAARALGLDCGPMGGFDKAKVDAAFLQGTGWKSNILLNLGYGDAAKLFPRNPRLSFEDACRID, encoded by the coding sequence ATGGCGACGACGAACACGGCCCTGGACACGGACGCGCTGGAGCAGCTCTTCATCGAGGCACGCACGCACTCGGGCTGGCAGGACCGGCCGGTGACGGACGAGACGCTGCGCCGCATCTACGAGCTGGCGCGCATGGCGCCCACCGCAGTCAACAGCCAGCCGGTGCGCCTGGTGTTCGTGAAGAGCCGCGAGGCCAAGGAGAGGCTCAAGCCCGCGCTGTCCCCGGGCAACGTGGACAAGACGATGCAGGCGCCGGTGACGGCCATCGTCGCGTACGACACGAACTTCCACGAGCAGATGCCCAAGCTGTTCCCGTCGCGCGACATGAAGAGCGTCTTCGCCGCGCAGACGCCGGAGGCGCGCGAGCAGTCGGCGTTCCTCAACGGCTCGCTGCAGGCGGGCTACGTCATCCTCGCGGCGCGCGCGCTGGGGCTGGACTGCGGCCCCATGGGCGGCTTCGACAAGGCGAAGGTGGACGCGGCCTTCCTCCAGGGCACCGGCTGGAAGTCCAACATCCTGCTCAACCTGGGCTACGGCGACGCGGCGAAGCTCTTCCCTCGCAACCCGCGTCTGTCCTTCGAGGACGCCTGCCGCATTGACTGA
- a CDS encoding 3-oxoacyl-ACP synthase III family protein, with amino-acid sequence MRYANILSTGRYVPEKLLTNADVEKILGEKVDEWLQQNVGIKQRHVMADNQATSDLAVAAAKEALARAKVDPKELDLVLVASDTPDYLSPGTSSVVQAKLGAVNAGTYDINAACAGWVTALDVASKTISSDDSYQRILVVGAYGMTRYVNWKDKKTCTLFADGAGAVVLGASDKPGFLGAKLLANGEYHDALGIYTGGTNRPATAETLALTDGKPAVQFVRKFPSTFNTERWPMLLDTLLKRADQTLDDVKLFVFTQLNLRTIEATMKALNQPMEKAHYTMDKWGYTGSACIPMTLDDAVVQGKVKKGDLVAFCASGGGLAMASALYRWTA; translated from the coding sequence ATGCGTTACGCGAACATCCTGTCCACCGGCCGCTACGTCCCCGAGAAGCTCCTCACCAACGCCGACGTGGAAAAGATCCTCGGCGAGAAGGTGGACGAGTGGCTCCAGCAGAACGTGGGCATCAAGCAGCGCCACGTGATGGCGGACAACCAGGCCACCAGCGACCTGGCCGTGGCCGCCGCGAAGGAGGCCCTGGCCCGCGCGAAGGTGGACCCCAAGGAACTGGACCTGGTGCTGGTGGCCAGTGACACGCCGGATTACCTCTCCCCGGGCACGTCGTCCGTGGTGCAGGCGAAGCTGGGCGCGGTCAACGCGGGCACCTACGACATCAACGCCGCGTGCGCGGGCTGGGTGACGGCGCTGGACGTGGCGTCCAAGACGATTTCGTCGGACGACAGCTACCAGCGCATCCTGGTGGTGGGCGCCTACGGGATGACCCGGTACGTGAACTGGAAGGACAAGAAGACCTGCACGCTGTTCGCGGACGGCGCGGGCGCGGTGGTGCTGGGCGCGTCCGACAAGCCGGGCTTCCTGGGCGCGAAGCTGCTGGCCAACGGCGAGTACCACGACGCGCTGGGCATCTACACCGGCGGCACGAACCGGCCCGCCACGGCGGAGACGCTGGCGCTGACGGACGGCAAGCCCGCGGTGCAGTTCGTGCGCAAGTTCCCCTCCACGTTCAACACCGAGCGCTGGCCCATGCTGCTGGACACGCTGCTCAAGCGCGCGGACCAGACGCTGGACGACGTGAAGCTGTTCGTCTTCACGCAGCTCAACCTGCGCACCATCGAAGCCACCATGAAGGCGCTGAACCAGCCCATGGAGAAGGCGCACTACACGATGGACAAGTGGGGCTACACGGGCTCCGCCTGCATTCCCATGACGCTGGATGACGCGGTGGTGCAGGGCAAGGTGAAGAAGGGCGACCTCGTCGCCTTCTGCGCCAGCGGCGGTGGTCTCGCCATGGCGTCCGCCCTCTACCGCTGGACGGCTTAG